In one Perca fluviatilis chromosome 7, GENO_Pfluv_1.0, whole genome shotgun sequence genomic region, the following are encoded:
- the LOC120562635 gene encoding protein SOGA3-like isoform X4 — translation MMNPSSADSPRQPDNSSRKQQRSSSPAGLKDSGSKATQKGSNPSKPITSKQGGGGGGGGGGGGRNSRGHSPVSTGRERQAGGSPAVRGAAAVQAAGAESPTLSRPAAADRGGIQTAEDSPRLIADTSLSSRADPNRVVSDQPCASKSPKLRSKNPRGGEAAAAATSGNKKSSKGTIGCGPGFWKEGCLQSELIQFHLNKSLGKKGTKMPTKSASPPSSEPELSPERDSPRAAPQPDTRLQEDMERLEEENEDLKIEIEEMRAEMDEMRDTFYEEDACQLQDMRRELERANKNCRILQYRLKKAERKRLRFAESGQVDGELLRSLEQDLKVAKDVSVRLHHELENVEEKRTKTEDENEKLRQQLIKVEVTKQALQNELEKAKELSLKRKGSKDGQRAERKTPQTPTEEENDDLKCQLAFIKEEAILMRKKMAKIDKEKDRLEQELQKYRSFYGDVDSPLPKGEAGGPPTTRESELKLRLRLVEEEANILGRKIVELEVENRGLKAELDDMREDSLVAAGVDSSGIGGQQCREQGEALSELRQQLQLVEDEAELLRRNLADVEEENKKVTNELNKLKYKAGSHEAGSRHGGGGADPAKVEALQEELKAARLQINELSGKVMQLQYENRVLLSNMQRYDLASHLGIRGSPRDSDAESDGGRDDDTPSASASSPRLLPPHRKREGPIGGESDSDEVRNIRCLTPTRSLYSPVDSRFLSRSLKDRQHMIDIRIEAERLGRTIDRLIADTSTIIAEARVYVTNGELFARLDEDEEGGRIREHELLYRITAQMKAFRKELQSFIDRLDVPKQEDKQEEEPLSMFQPIILLILILVLFSSLSYATIFKLVFLFTLFFVL, via the exons ATGATGAACCCATCCTCTGCCGACTCACCACGGCAGCCAGACAATAGCAGCCGGAAGCAGCAGCGGTCGTCGTCTCCGGCCGGGCTCAAAGACAGTGGATCTAAAGCTACACAGAAGGGCAGCAACCCGTCCAAACCCATCACGTCAAAgcaaggaggagggggagggggagggggaggaggaggaggaagaaacaGCCGAGGTCATTCTCCCGTTTCCACAGGCAGGGAGCGGCAGGCCGGAGGCTCTCCTGCCGTCAGAGGCGCGGCTGCTGTCCAGGCTGCTGGTGCTGAAAGCCCGACGCTGAGCAGGCCCGCGGCGGCAGACAGAGGTGGCATCCAGACAGCAGAAGACTCCCCCCGCCTTATCGCTGACACCTCCTTATCCTCTAGAGCGGATCCGAACCGCGTCGTCTCCGACCAGCCCTGCGCATCCAAATCCCCCAAATTGAGGAGCAAAAATCCGAGAGGTGGGGAGGCGGCAGCGGCGGCGACGAGCGGCAACAAGAAGAGCTCCAAAGGCACAATAGGATGCGGACCCGGTTTCTGGAAGGAGGGATGCTTGCAATCCGAGCTAATACAGTTTCATTTAAATAAGAGCTTGGGGAAGAAAGGGACAAAGATGCCGACGAAATCAGCATCCCCGCCGAGCTCAGAGCCGGAGCTGTCACCCGAGCGTGACAGTCCACGAGCAGCTCCACAGCCGGACACGAGACTACAAGAAGATATGGAGAGGCTGGAGGAGGAAAACGAGGATCTTAAG ATTGAAATCGAGGAGATGCGGGCAGAAATGGATGAGATGCGGGACACCTTTTATGAAGAAGACGCGTGCCAGCTGCAGGACATGCGCAGAGAGCTGGAGAGAGCCAACAAGAACTGTAGGATCCTTCAGTACCGACTGAAGAAGGCCGAAAGGAAGAGGCTCCGGTTCGCAGAGAGTGGCCAGGTGGATGGAGAGCTGCTCAGAAGTCTGGAGCAAGACCTCAAG GTGGCGAAGGATGTGTCTGTGCGCTTGCACCACGAGCTGGAGAACGTGGAGGAGAAGAGGACGAAGACAGAGGACGAGAATGAGAAGCTGAGGCAGCAGCTGATAAAGGTGGAGGTCACCAAGCAGGCCCTGCAGAATGAACTGGAGAAAGCCAAAGAG CTCTCgctgaaaagaaaaggaagcaaGGATgggcagagagcagagagaaagactCCACAGACCCCCACCGAG GAAGAAAATGATGATTTAAAATGCCAGCTGGCCTTCATCAAGGAGGAAGCCATtttgatgaggaaaaaaatggcAAAGATTGACAAGGAGAAGGACCGACTGGAACAGGAGCTGCAGAAGTACCGCTCTTTCTACGGGGACGTGGACAGCCCTCTGCCTAAAGGTGAGGCTGGAGGGCCTCCCACCACCCGCGAATCAGAGCTGAAACTCCGCTTACgcctggtggaggaggaggcaaACATCTTGGGGAGGAAGATTGTGGAGCTGGAGGTGGAGAACAGGGGGCTGAAGGCTGAACTGGATGACATGAGGGAGGACAG TCTGGTGGCAGCAGGAGTGGACAGCTCTGGGATTGGAGGTCAACAGTGCAGAGAGCAGGGCGAGGCCCTGTCAGAGCTGAGGCAGCAGCTTCAGCTGGTGGAGGATGAGGCAGAACTTCTCCGCAGGAATTTAGCAGATGTGGAAGAAGAGAACAAAAAG GTGACTAATGAACTCAATAAACTGAAATACAAGGCTGGATCCCATGAAGCTGGATCGAGACATGGAGGAG GAGGAGCTGACCCCGCTAAAGTGGAGGCCCTCCAGGAGGAGCTGAAAGCGGCACGTCTGCAGATCAACGAACTGAGCGGCAAAGTCATGCAGCTCCAGTACGAGAACCGCGTGCTGCTCTCCAACATGCAGCGCTATGACCTGGCGTCCCACCTGGGCATCCGCGGCAGCCCTCGGGACAGTGACGCAGAGAGCGACGGAGGACGGGATGACGACACCCCCTCAGCCTCGGCGTCCTCCCCCCGCCTCCTGCCTCCCCACCGCAAGCGGGAGGGCCCTATTGGAGGGGAAAGTGACTCAGATGAGGTGAGGAACATCCGCTGCCTCACCCCGACACGTTCCCTTTACTCACCTGTAGACAGCCGTTTTTTATCCAGAAGCCTGAAGGACCGGCAGCACATGATAGACATCCGCATCGAGGCGGAGAGGCTGGGTCGGACCATCGATAGGCTCATCGCTGACACCAGCACTATCATCGCCGAGGCACGAGTATATGTCACCAACGGGGAGCTGTTTGCAAGGCTGGATGAGGATGAGGAAGGTGGCAG GATCCGAGAACATGAGCTGCTGTATCGTATCACCGCGCAGATGAAAGCCTTCAGGAAGGAGCTGCAGAGCTTCATAGACCGGCTGGATGTCCCCAAGCAGGAGGACAAACAGGAAGAGGAGCCACTGTCT ATGTTCCAGCCCATTATTTTGCTGATCCTcattcttgttcttttttcctcaCTCTCTTATGCTACCATTTTTAAATTGGTATTTCTTTTCACCCTGTTCTTTGTTCTGTAA